TTGTATACAAAGCCGGACGACCCTGATATCCGCAATCTCGATATTTTCAAAGAGCCCAAAAAACTTGGCTCCATCATTGTGCATTCGAAAGGAAAATCGGGCCATTATCGCCTTGTAAAAATGTTGCAGAAAGATGGTAAGCAAATTGCCCGCTTTCGTTTGTACACGGCAGAAGGCGGCATCAACTATCACGACCTCATATTGATTAAAAAAGATGATAAGGTGAAAGTGGCTGATGTATTTGTGTTTCTTGCTGGTGAAACGTATGCAGAATCACTGGCGCAGGAAACAAAGTTTTTGCATAGTGGAGGTGGCAAAATCAATCAGCACAAATTGTATTACATGGAGCTGAAGGAGGATATGCTTCAGAAAAAAGACAAAGGAGATGCGGATGGTGTGTTGGCCGTATTTGATGCAATGCCTGCTGCGGTACAAGCCTGGAAAACCACAATGATGCCAGCGATACAAGCCAGCAGGATGCTGGGTGATACCGCCAGAGAAACCAAACTCATGCAGCAGTATCGTTCTTATCATCATACCGAAACGGATCGCTGCTTACTCAATTTCGAATATTACATCCAGCGAGAAATGATTGATAGTTCTCTGGCCATGGTGAACAAGCTCGATTCGTTGGTGGGTAAGGATCCCTCGTTGGATTTTCACCGGGCCATACTGGCACTCAACAGCGGCGACCGCGACAAGTGCAAAGTGTTGCTCGAAAAATTGTATCCCACCAAGGCAGCTTTTGGCGATGTGGTGCTCTACCTCGCCGGCCTCAAATGGGTAGATGGCGATGTGGATGAAGCCAAGAAAATTTTCAGGGCCTACCGCAGCATGCCCGACTACGATGCCGCCAAAGAAGCAGACATGATGCGGAATGTAAAAGCGGAATAAGATTTATTGTCTTGTTAGTCTTTCAATCAACACACGATGTGCTGGCATAGTGCTGCTCAATGATGCAGCGGTTGCCAATTCAAAATCGGCAAAATCGAAACCGGGTGCCACCGTGCAGCCCACCAGTGCATAGCCGAGCGGGCCGCTTGTTTCGCTGGCAAACCAATGACCGGCGGGTACCATGCCTTGCTGTTGCTCGCCATCGCCCTTGCCCAGTTTAATGCAACTGTAATTGCCCTCCGGCGATAGCACATGCACCAGCACTGTATCGCCTTCGTAGTGGTGCCAGCCTTCATCGCTGGCTATGCGGTGAAAGGCGGAGAAATTGCCCGCCGTTAGCAAAAAATAAATGGCCGTGCTCATGGGGCGTGGGCCATTGGCCGTGGCCACCAGCGTGGCGCTGCGGTAGGTTTCGGCATAAAAGCCGCCTTCGGGATGGGGGAGTAGTTGCAGCTGTTGTACGAGGGTGTCGATGCGGTTCATGCCGGCAATTTGCACAAAAAATCGGGGCGGGGGCACAATCCTGAAAGGCTTTGGCTTCAAAGTAGTTTCTTTGCACGGCCAAATTTCAAAACGGCCGGTAAAACATTT
The Phnomibacter ginsenosidimutans genome window above contains:
- a CDS encoding cupin domain-containing protein → MNRIDTLVQQLQLLPHPEGGFYAETYRSATLVATANGPRPMSTAIYFLLTAGNFSAFHRIASDEGWHHYEGDTVLVHVLSPEGNYSCIKLGKGDGEQQQGMVPAGHWFASETSGPLGYALVGCTVAPGFDFADFELATAASLSSTMPAHRVLIERLTRQ